GAACCAGCAGCAGCTTTTTTAGTAGCTTTTTTAGCAGGTGCAATCTCTGGTGATGTAACTTCAGAATAATTTGCagttgatggtggtgattttGGTGATAGTTTTGCATTTTTCTTTGCCAACATTGCCatttctctttctttctCTTTTATGATATCAGTTCTATGACGAGAAGTATGTAAAACATCACTTGCGGTCAATGGTTCTGATAAGTTTATATTTGAAAGAGCATCATTTTTGTATTTGTTATCTTTttcatcctcatcatcagATTCTTTTGCACCCTCTGGCATTTCAGTGGTAGTATCGATGGTataatgtttttttgtttttttactACCTTTTGATGGCATTGGTCTATTTGATGATGCACCAACATGAAGATGACCTAAATCACCAGTTAGTTGAACCACTGGAATATTTTCAGGATCATTGGTTGATAATTTCTTTGATACTTTACCACCCAACATATATGGATTATTAGCTTGTTTTCTTAATCTTTCTTCCTTTTGTCTTTGAATATCAATTGGATGACGATTGAAATTACTACTTGAATGACCTGAATGAGAACTATTggtttcatcatcttcatcatcatcaccatcatatCCTCCACGGTGATGTTTGTGATGTTTCTTTTGATGACTAGATGTACTTGTATTGaaaatatcatcatcttcatcctcTTCAATTGGTTCTTGATGTTTTGGATCATTAATCCATTCATCTAAATCTAAACCTTCTGGAATTGGTACTTTCTTTTGAGCTTTTGGACCAACTGGATTTAATTGTTCTGTGAACAATGAAATTAACTcctttgaaatattattacctTGTTCTTTAGTGACTGTGTagaatgataataattcattaataagACAAGCACGTTCTTGTACATTTAGGTAAATACTATGAGTGAAAATTGTTAAAcgtgatttaataatttcaagaCATTCTTGAACGATTTCATGAGTGATTTCATTTTGgtcctcttcttcttgtgCTTCCTCttcctcatcatcatcgtctaATGATGGGATTTTGTCACCGTTTGCTTTTGCACAAGCATGAGAGAAaacttttaatgaatttaacaTGTAAACTGATTGAATATGTGATGGTAATACACAAACACGTGGTTGTAAGAATGCTTCCAATGCGTCTATTGGACGATTGACATAACCAGAGAACTCACCAACAATCCAAGCGGCAGCATATAAAACTTCACACATACCACCTTCGGTTGGATTTGACATGAGTTTTGGATTCTTTAATAGTTCAATCATTTGTCTGGTACTATAGGCACGTACGATCTTTACACGAATTACAACGTCCAATAATTGAGAGGCAATTAATTTACCATGAATTGAATCTTGAATTTGTGATAATTTAACCAAGATATTGATATACCATTCGAAGTCGGTAATGAATTGATAAGTGCCCATTGAGCATAGTTCAATTATTTTCTCGATGATTTGCTCTTTATATTGACCCTCTGCATTGTCTAAATGATCCAATAGTTTGAATACGATATCACCGATGTTCTTCTTGCTGGTCATGCCTGGCAAGAGATCCAATGCTCTCAAACGGATGGAGATATCATCGTCCTCCAAACAATTCAACACTAAATCCCTATGCTCTGACACAGCCTTTGGATGAATCTTCATAATGTTATTCAATGCCAATAGACCAAGATACTTTAAATTCTGGTCATTATGCTCGATCAATGTTCTCAACTTTGAAATACACAACTTCATCAATGGTATATGGTCAGACATACCAGTGATGCAAGTTTGAATGCACTCGTAAAGCAATGAAACCGATGGTGACGAATTGATAATGTTTGTGAGTGGGTCTATTAGCTTCTTGCCCAAACGTGGCTCGTGTGGTGTCAATGCTGCAAACAACTTTACAATCTTGATTAACATCCAAtagttgttggtggtgttggttaGAATTCTGAATAACACAGGTGCCAATGGTAAATAGTTCTTTGGATTTCTTCTGGCAAGTTCGCAAATCACATTGACTGAGCATGATACAACCGATGGCTCGGGATCATCCAATTTCTCTCTTAACTTTGGGAATGCTGGTCTTAGCGATTCTGGATATCTCAAGAATATCTTATATAACACCGTGATGGCTCTCTTTAAAATATGTGTTTTTTGTGTACTCAATAATGTTAGGATATCATTTGCCAACTCTCTTGCTAAATCGGTTGTACAAATATTTGAAAGACAATTCAATGCTAAATAGGCTTCACTTTGATTCGATGATAAGAAATCCTTTCTAATTTGATGAGTTGCCAATACAATAACATCTGTTCCTTCATTAAAACTTTGTGATGCTGCTAAATATCCAATTCtttttgatgaaaatttattacaaCTCATAActtcaacaattttaaatgatgccCAACTAATATCAAATCCTAACATTTgaatctaattttaattttaatttttttttttttttttttttttttttttttttttttttttttaaaaaaaaaaaataaataaattaataaatatataatatatatgtGAATATTATGAATAAAGTATTtaagagtttttttttattttttaaaaaaatacacaCATATGTTAATTTTTGGACGGCAACTGTCTTTTTTTGCATATCAccttttaattcttctttaatttcatttatacattgatttataaatttagtttcattctttttatgGTTTCTAATACCTCTGATGAGGTCAACCAATGTTCTTTCAAACATTTTCAATAGTTTTTGGtgaatgaaaatataaaaataataaaaaaaaaaaaaatcaaaaaaaaaaaattaaaaaaaaaaaaaaatcaaaaaaaaaaaaaaaaaaaaaaaaaaaaaaagagagatattgaaaatttatttactcAAATGAGCCACGAAGTTTTTGAATTGTTGTTTTGAGtaggcaaaaaaaaaatttatattcattttttaataatatatatatatatagcaATATATATCTATATatagaaatattatttttaataaatcaagattccaaaaaaaaaaataaaataataataataaaataaaataattttttaaaaaaaaaaaaataataaaaataaatttttatttttacaataataaaaataaattttacaattcatatgttaattatttatttaaatatataaattctgcatccattttttttttttttttttttttttttatatttattttttattttattttatttttttttatatttttttaatttttttttttttttcaattttttttatttttatttttattttttatatttttttttaatttttttttgaagaaCATTAAACTTTTTGTCacatatataattaaataaaatgtcaGAAAGACAAAAAGATGGAGAATATGGTGTATTTGTTGTATgtattatcttttattttatttctattttctatttaatttttatttaatttttttttttttttttttttttttttttcgatgaaattattaattactaattttttttttttttttaaactttttagtCCGATATCGCAAGAGGTGTAACAGatgaacaattaaaagaagagTTTTCAAAGATCGGTGATGTTTTAGAAGCTGTAGTTGTAAAGAATAAACATTCTGGTGAAACTAAAGGTTATGGttttgttaaattttatCATATGGCCGATGCTCAACATGCAATTGAAACACCAAATCcaccattatttaaagatggtATTACAGGCAAACCGTaagttaataattattatattattattattttacacatatttatatatatctaTACTTTCTCATTGTCATCACACCATTGTCGTAttttacactttttttttttttttttttttttttttttttttttaaaatttatttcagTATATTGTTCTTTTATTTGCGCAGGTTATTAATTTGGATTGGATTAAACACA
This region of Dictyostelium discoideum AX4 chromosome 3 chromosome, whole genome shotgun sequence genomic DNA includes:
- the ap3d1 gene encoding adaptor-related protein complex 3, delta 1 subunit, producing the protein MFERTLVDLIRGIRNHKKNETKFINQCINEIKEELKGDMQKKTVAVQKLTYIQMLGFDISWASFKIVEVMSCNKFSSKRIGYLAASQSFNEGTDVIVLATHQIRKDFLSSNQSEAYLALNCLSNICTTDLARELANDILTLLSTQKTHILKRAITVLYKIFLRYPESLRPAFPKLREKLDDPEPSVVSCSVNVICELARRNPKNYLPLAPVLFRILTNTTNNYWMLIKIVKLFAALTPHEPRLGKKLIDPLTNIINSSPSVSLLYECIQTCITGMSDHIPLMKLCISKLRTLIEHNDQNLKYLGLLALNNIMKIHPKAVSEHRDLVLNCLEDDDISIRLRALDLLPGMTSKKNIGDIVFKLLDHLDNAEGQYKEQIIEKIIELCSMGTYQFITDFEWYINILVKLSQIQDSIHGKLIASQLLDVVIRVKIVRAYSTRQMIELLKNPKLMSNPTEGGMCEVLYAAAWIVGEFSGYVNRPIDALEAFLQPRVCVLPSHIQSVYMLNSLKVFSHACAKANGDKIPSLDDDDEEEEAQEEEDQNEITHEIVQECLEIIKSRLTIFTHSIYLNVQERACLINELLSFYTVTKEQGNNISKELISLFTEQLNPVGPKAQKKVPIPEGLDLDEWINDPKHQEPIEEDEDDDIFNTSTSSHQKKHHKHHRGGYDGDDDEDDETNSSHSGHSSSNFNRHPIDIQRQKEERLRKQANNPYMLGGKVSKKLSTNDPENIPVVQLTGDLGHLHVGASSNRPMPSKGSKKTKKHYTIDTTTEMPEGAKESDDEDEKDNKYKNDALSNINLSEPLTASDVLHTSRHRTDIIKEKEREMAMLAKKNAKLSPKSPPSTANYSEVTSPEIAPAKKATKKAAAGSNPPPPPTAKKSSKKPAATSSTTTTTKSTQAAAAVVAPPPVIVKKVLKTILDDDNFKITCEILKVSPSNETDNNQIKLTMKVQNKTDEDMSDVSISLKNPAEQCVSIKNSGEIGVLEADASTTHTELLNVVNVLNSQELQFTLLASPSSSPSITNQLSIDLPFSFFIVATKLPKDKFAEILQKSGQVSAMDSTKITGQSLTMPLVIEKLAQQLSIEVVQAHPNGQTASFYAKTTQNHHIAMLVKEKDGNISFDIKSPQSLLNQILVKEIAQLTFSSK